Part of the Natronobacterium gregoryi SP2 genome, TCATGGTCAGTTCCAGGCCCGTTTCGAAGCGACGTGACTGTCGGCACGTGCCACGGCGTCATTAAACGGGCATCCTGTTACTGTTGATAGACGTTTTCGATGCCCGCTCTTAACCCTTGTCAATGCTTCTCGGTTCGCGCAATACTTGCACCAGCCACCGACTCCGGAACCTGGTGGACGAATGGTGACGATACACCAACGAAACGACGATGGAAAGCAATAAGCATCACGCTTTTGTAACGTTTGATCGACTACCAGTGTATGACCGGCCTCTACTACGAGGAGTTCGAAGTCGGCGAAACGATCGAGCACGAACGCAGCCGAACGATCAGCGAGAGTGACAACCAGCGGTTCTGTGACATGACGATGAACCAGCAACCGCTGCATCTCGACGCGGAGTTTGCGGGCCAGACCCAGTTCAACGAACGACTCGTCAACGGGCTCTACACGATGTCACTCGCCGTCGGTATTTCGATCCCCGAGACGACGGACGGGACGATCGTCGGGAACCTCGCATACGACGACGTCGAACACCCGAAGCCGGTATTTCACGGCGACACGATTCACGTCCAGTCGACAGTCACGGACAAACGCAAGACCAGCGACGGCGAACGCGGCATCGTCACGATGCACGTCGAGGTGTTCAACCAGGACGACGAACTCGTCTGTGAGTTCGATCGAACGGTGCTGTCGCTGAAACGCGAACACGCTGCGTAGCTTGTCGGCCATGTGCCACCCGTTGCTCCCGTCTCTGCAATCGGCCCGAACCGGCCTCGGGTCTCGCGACTACGAGCCGGATCGGTACGATCGACAGGATAAATCAAAACATCATTTCTAGCGGTTTGAGAACCCATTTATAACAGTTCGTTGCAGGAAGAGCAATGACAGTAGAAGACGTCCAGACCGGTAGCGGACAGTGTCCGACCGAGACGAACCGACGAAGCGAGACGGCCTGGAGTACGGAACACGTAAACACGCCAGTTTACGCCGTCGTTTCGACGGTCGCAGACGCGACTGAGTCGGCCCCGTGTGACCTGCCGCCGCTCGCTCGCGTGATCGACCCCGACGCGCTCAACGCCCTGTTTGCGTCCGGATCGACGACCGGAGACACGACGGTCCAGTTCCAGTACGTCGGCCACACCGTCGTCGTCACGGGCGAGGGCGACGTCGATGTCTCGCCGACCGACGAGTGAATCGCCTCGGGGTATTCTCCGATACTACTTGATAAAGCCACGCCGCTTCGACCTCCGCGCTACTGCTTTTTGCCAGTCTCGAGGCTTCGAAACGTCTGTTTCGAGCCGTGGTGCTTTTGCGAACACGGACCCCGGTGGCCACCCCGGGAGCGGCGATAGGGGTCTTGTACCAACCGGTCTCGTACGGCTTCCCGTCCGTCAGTGCCGGCACATCCGCGCCCCAAGCGGTTACACTGATACGGATTACTGTAGCGATTTACCGGCGCAACCGCCGCCCGGGTCGCGGTTGTGCCGAAAATGACTTACAGTAAACCGTATGATAGGGATTATCGTAGCCAACCGGAGGTTTCGAAGCCCGTCCTTCGACGCTGTGTCGTGGTTCGTCACGGGAAAACTATGAACTCCTACGATAATCTCTATGATACGGATTGCTGTAACTATTTTCCACCGATCGCCGACCCCGTTCTGGCGATCGGCGGTAATTGAATACAGCAAACCGTATGAGACAGCGACACACCAATCCATCTCAGACGACAGTCGAGATCAGGACGAGATTGTTGCACGTCGCAAGCGTCCACGGAAGCGCGAGCCCCGCAGGAACGACCGCCCGATACGTGCATGGAAGCAGCGGACGACAAGCGAGACCGAGCCCCACCGCAAACGCCTTCAGTCCGAGCATCCCAGCCAATCCGTACCCCGATATCGCACTCCGAGCAACCGGGTTCGACTCTGCCAGACCCAGGTGGAGACCGACGAACGTCGTGACAACGTCACCCAGCAGCGAGAGCGCGACGAGTGCCCAGAGCAACCGCTCGAGTCGAACGGGATCGATGTCGATTGCCTGACCCAGACGGACGGCTGGGTCGTCGAAACTCATACACTCCCCGCCGGAGTCGAACCGGCCCGGGGCGGGCCACTGGGAGCGCGTGCGATTCTGCACGCGACGATTCCAGCGAGTTCGGTATTGTTATGGAAGGGATAGCGACCGCTAACCGGTGACTACTCGAGAGTACGAGCCGCGAATCGAGGACCGTGACCACTTACAGAATCGTGCCGTGTTTCTTGTCTGGAAGAGACTTTTCGACGTCCTCGTAGAACCTGAACCGAGCACCGAGTTCCTCGCGAAGCGTGCTCGGAGGAACGATCTCGTCGATGACGACTTCGCTGGCCATCCGGTGGACGTCGATGTCTTCGCGGTACTCCTCGCGGAGTTGCTGTTCTTTTCGTTCACGTTCTTCTGGGTCGTCGATCTCGGCGAGTTTTCGAGCGTAGACGGCGTTGATCGCCGCCTCGGGGCCCATGATCCCGACCTCGCCGCTGGGGAGACCGATGACACTCTCGGGGTCGTAAGCGGGGCCACCCATCGCGTAGATCCCTGCGCCGTAGGCCTTACGGACGACGACGGTCTGCTGGGGGACCGTCGCAGCCGAAGTCGCGTAGATGAACTTCTTGCCCTGCTCTAAGATGCCCTCTTTCTCGACCTGTGAGCCAGCCATGAAGCCAGGCGTGTCACAGAGATAGAGAATCGGGACGTTGAACGCGTCGGACTTCCAGATGAATTCGGCGGCTTTCTCGGCGGCGTCGGGAAAGATCGCGCCCGCGCGATGGGCGGGCTGGTTGGCGACGATGCCGATCGGACGGCCGCCGATCCGGGCGTAGGCCGTGATGATCTCTTTCCCGTAGTCGGGACGGAGTTCGAAGAACGAACCCTCGTCGACCACCCGGTCGATGACAGCCGTCATGTCGTACCCCTCGTTTGGGTGATCGGGAACGACGGAGTCGATCCCCGCAGGCGAACTCGTCGGCGGACGCGTCTCCACCCGTGGCGGCGTCTCGTCGGCGTTGTCCGGCAGGTACGTGATCAACTGGGCGACGAGTTCGCGGGCGTGTTGCTCGTCCTCGGCGACGAGGTCGGCCGACCCCGATTCTCGGGTGTGGACTGCCGGTCCACCAAGTGCCTCGAGGTCGATCTCTTCGCCCGTCACCATCTGGACCATCCGCGGGGAGGCAATCGCCATCGCGGAGACGTCCTCGACCATAATCGTGAAGTCGGCGAACACTGGCGTGTAGGCTGCACCGGCGATACAGGGGCCGTACAGCACGCAGATCTGTGGAACTCGGCCGGAGAGCATCGAGTGGTTGTAGTAGTATTTGCCGATCCCCTCGCGGTTGGCGAAGAAGCCGGTCTGTTGGTCGATCCGGCCACCCGAGGAGTCCATCAAGTAGAGCACGGGCCGGCCCGTCTTCAGGGCCCGCTGTTGCATCCGCAGGAACTTCTCGACGCCTTTCGCGGCCATACTGCCGCGTTTGACGGTGTAGTCGTTTGCCATGAAATGAACGTCCCGGCCCTCGAACTCCGCAGCACCCGTGATGAGTCCGTCCGCAGGCAGGCGGTCGTCGGTCTCCTCGCCGACGCCGCTCTCGTGCCAGTCGTCGAACCCCGCAAACTTGCCGTCCTCGAAGAGAAAGTCGTTTCCCTCCCCGCCAAACCACAGTTCGAGCCGATCCCGGACGAACAGTTTGTCCGCCAGACCCTCGCGGTACTTCTCGGGACCACCCTCGAGAACGTCGGCAATCTCCTCGCGCAGTTGCCGTTCGCGCTCGGTCGGACCGAGGCCGTCGTGGGCCGCGCCGTCGGCGGCCGCCACGGGGGAGGGCGCGCCCCGCCCCGAGCCGGCAGCGCTTGCGAGCTCGTGGACGGCTTTCGGCTCGTCGTCGTTCCCGACGTACACCGCGACAGTGTCTCCGACGTGTTCGGCCATGGCGGCCGCGATCGCCGAGGCTTCGTCGTCGGTCGCCCCTGGCGCGATACGGACTTTCATGTCACCGTCTGTGTTGGGGCATCTAAAAAATCCAGCGTATTTTACAATTGATCCAGCGAGTCCGAAATCTGATCGCCACTGCTCGAGTTCGACTCCCGAACGAACGGACCACTGGAGTGAGGTATTTCGGGTCAAGTAGTCCGAGACGCGAAGCATCTCGCCATCAAGCGAAATCAGCGGTCTCGCAGACATCGCGGAGCTTTGCTCCGCTCATACGGACTGCTGTCCCGATGTCCCGGCGCGACCGCGAGTCCGCCTGCGGTCGCACTGGAACTGACTGACAGCAAACCGTCCCAGTCACGGAAATCTCTGATTTCCGCCCGACCCCGAGGCCCTCGCCCTGTTCAACCTGTAGACTCGAGTCGGCAGCGGGCTGCGTCGAAAACGGGACGGTCGAAAGCGGCGAGTGGATGCGAAAACGCATCGTTGCCCGCTCCCGTCCGTCGAGAGATGAACGAGGAGTTGCGTTGGGGGATCAACGCGACGCGCCAGGTGTGGTCGTCTCCGCGATCACCAGCACGGAGACGGTCGGTGTTTTCTGACGTGGAGCTACGACCGTTCGCGTTCAATCGGCCACCCATTAAACGGGACCTCGTTCCCGTTCACCTGCAGGCACAATCGCTATTCCCCGTTCCGACGTACGATCCGAGCACAGCCGAATCGCCCTGTGTACGTGAACATTAGCTTTCCCCAGACGGAGCGCAGGAGTCAACGACACCGGTATCGACGACATGTACGACGAACGGAGTGATCGATCCGATCGACGTTTCACGGCGCTTCGGGATCGGATCGAAACGGGGATGGATCGCCGCGAGTTCCTTCGAACCCTCGCCGGTGGTGGGTACGCCCTTGGATTGGCCCACTATCTCGGCGTCGAGGACTTCCTCGGAGCCAGCGACGACGAAATCCCCGCCGTCACCGCATTGGTCCGGTCCGATCCGACCGACCCGTTCTCGCTCGAGGAGCGAGTGCGATACGTCCCGGCAGACTGGTACGCAGCAGTCGAGAAGGCTTTCGAACTGAACGAGTTGCTGGCACAGTACGGGTTCACCGGCTACCTCGGTAGCGCAGTCGTTCCAGGAGCGTACGACAGCGGGACCGCATCGGTCTCGATCGGCGTCTCGAGCGAGGCGTCGACGCTCCCCGAGGCAGTCAGAGAGTTCGCCGACGGCATCTCGATTAGCACGGAGACGATACTCGAGGTCGAGGGTGTCGACGAGGAGTTCGAGTTCGCCGAGCCACGGGTCCTCGAGTCGCTTTCGGGACGGCAGGCTCCGAGTGGCGTCGCCTGCGAGACGCCCTCGAGTCTGGCGACGCTCGGTCCGGCGATGTACGATCCCGAGACGGAGCGGTCGTTTTTCACCACTGCAGAACACGCGTTCGAGGGGGTTACGGACCCGATCGGTGAAACGCTGTCGCTCCCGCTTCGGGCGGACACGCAAGCAGATCTCGGGGTCGTCGACCGGGCCCATCCGGTCGCGGACGTCGCTGCCGTCTCCCCGAACCCATCAGTCGTCCCGTCGAACTGGATCGACGCACCAGAGCCGGTCCGAGTGCGCGGACAGCTCACCCGGTTCGGGCTCGCAGACCTCGTCGCCCGTGGGGAACAACTCGAGAAGGTCGGCGCGTTGACCGGCCACACGAGCGGTCGGGTGCAAGGCGTCGACGCTGTCACCTGTTTTACCGACGACGTCTGTCGACGCGGCCAGATCCGCTGGGGCGGCGAGATGGACCTGACCGACGGCGACAGCGGCTCGGTGAGTTACTACCCCGATCCGGAAGGCGAGGACGAGGACGTCCTCGTCGCGGGATTCAACAACGCCCGGACGTGGTGGCCGGGGCAAAGTTACGTTTGGGGAGTCAGCGCCTACCACCTGACGGCAGCACACGGCTATCACTTCTGAACGTATGACCGACGACGAACGAGCGCGACGAGGTCGGGTCGGTTCCGTCACCAGCGCCGGTGTTCGCGTTCTCACGGATCTGCTTATTCTGACGCTGTGGGTCGTGTTTCTCGCGCTCTTTTTCCTCGCTTTCGCCTGGCCCAGGTGGGCCTTCTACGCGTTACTCCTCGGTGGGGTCGGCGTCTACGTCTCTCTTACCGCGGGCTGGTGGCAGGCAACGGCCGCAGGGAAAGCGGCGAGCGAGTAAACTACTCCACCCTACTCCTTCGGCGCATACGCGCCTCAGTCCTTGAGGGTGGGGCTTTGATGTGGACTCCTGGCAATCAGTCACCAGCAATAGGCTGGTAACTCTCGCCGTTCAACAGCCCACTTGCTCGGAACTCGTAGTCCTCCGAGAGAACGTACTGCTCGTAGGAACTGTCGCGCGGATTCGTGGAGGTCGTCGCGTCGCTCATCGGGAACGACGAGTTTGACCGGCGCAGTTCGACGCACCTCCATATTTCAGATTACTACTTGACGGTTGTTATACTCTCGGGAGCCGGGTAGCTACCGTCGTGCGGTTGCGTCGCCCTCAGTCGGTTTCCTCTCCGACCTACTCGCTCGCTACACTCGCTCCTCGAGGTCGGAGGCTCCACCTCGAATTATGCTGAGTCAGAACGGCTACCGTTCGTCCGGAAGCCGACTGTACGCGCCGATCAGGGCCCGCTCGAGGTCGAACCCGCTGATCCTCGCTTTCTCGTCGACGATCGAGTCACGTACCGTCGTCGCCTCGAGTTCGACGTCCGGGAAGATCACGGATCGTTCGACGGCGGCGTCGACGATGGTGGCGTCCGCCATCACGTGGACGTCGTCACCGATGTCGCTCTCTCGAATCGTCGCCGACTCGGCGACGGACGAGTCGCCGTCGAGAGACCAGGAGACTGCGTCGAGGTAACTCTCCCTGGTCCCGATGTCGTACCATGCGCCCTTGAACGTGTAGGCGTAGGTCGGCTCCCGGTCCTGGAGCCACTGGACGAACCAGCCAGGCTCGTCCGGGTCGTTCCCTTCCTCGAGGTAGGGACGAAACAGCGACAACGTCTCTCCAGGGAAGGCATAACAGCCGACCGAGACGAGCGAGCTCTCCGGCTCGGTCGGTTTCTCTTCGAAGTCGACGACCCGTTCGCCGTCCAGATCGACCACGCCGTAGGACGTCGCTTGCTCTCTGGAGCCGACGTCGTAGGCCGCGATCGCCGGCCCTTCTCGTCGGTCGAAGTACTCGAGGAACTCCTCGAGTGCGAAGTCGAAGCGGTTGTCACCCGCGATCACCAGCAGATCGTCGTCGATCCCTTCGCGGCCGATCAGTTGGGCGAGTGCGCCGACGACGCCGAGTTTCTCGTCTTCGCGTTCGGTCTCTTCGACGGACAGCCGTGGTTTCTCGTAGGGGCCTTCTTCGAGGTGGGTCTCGAAGTCGGGGGCGAACCGTTCGTTCGTGCTCACGTAGACCTCGTCGATCCGATCGAGGGCCTCGAGTTCGGCGTAGATTCGATCGACGACGGTCGTCTCCCCGAGCGGGAGGAACATTTTGGGACGGTGTCTCGTGATCGGCCACAGGCGAGTCGCGTAGCCGCCGGCCAGAACGACGGCAGTAGTAGTGGTCGTAGTCATCGTTGGAGAGACTCAGTTCGACTGCCGGGACTGTGCTTTGGGTGCTTCGACACCGCCGAGCGGATTGTCGATGGGTCGAAACGTCGACATGGCCGATCAGTGGACGACGGTCCGTCCGGCGTCGATTCGTTCGCTTTCGCTCGCGACGTGTTTCGCGAGCTCGATCATCTGGTTCGAGAAGCCGTACTCGTTGTCGTACCAGGCGAGCACTTTCACGGTGTCGTTGGCCGCGACCATCAGCGACTCGAGGTCGACGTACGAGGCGAACGGCAGCCCGACGATATCCCGCGAGACGATCTCGTCGTCGGTGTAGCCGAGGACGCCGGCCAGCTCGTCGTCGGCCGCCGCCCGGATCGCGTCGATCACTTCCTCGCGCTCGACGTCGTCCTCGATGTTGACGGTGATGTCGGTGATCGAACCGTTCGGAACCGGCACCCGCATCGCCATCCCCTCGAGTTTGCCCTCGAACTCGGGGAGTACCTCGCTGGTCGCGCCAGCCGCGCCGGTCGTCGTCGGGACGATGTTCTCGGCGGCGGCGCGGCCGCGACGGCGCTTGTCCAGGGGGCCGTCGACAAGTGCTTGACTCCCGGTGTAGGCATGGATGGTCGTCAGGAGCCCGGAGATCACGTCGAACTCCTCGTCGAGAACCTGTAGGACTGGCGCGACGGAGTTGGTCGTACAGGAGGCGTTCGAGACGACGTCGGCGCTGTCGTCGTACTCCTCGTGGTTGACGCCGTAAATGAACATCGGGACCGCCGTCTCGCCTTTTGGCGGGGCCGAGATGACGACCTTCTTTGCGCCTGCCTCGAGGTGTTTTGCGGCCTCGTCGTGAGTCCGAAACAGGCCGGTCGCCTCGAACGCGATGTCGACGTCGAAGTCGTCCCACGGGAGTTCCGACGGGTCGCGTTCGGAGAGCAACTGAAACTCCTGGTCGCCGACGGAGAGAACGTCGCCACGCCGGGAGATGTCGTCGAGTCGGCCGTGGACCGAGTCGTACTGAAGCAGGTACGCCATGTCGTCGTCGTCCATCACGTCGTTGATCGCCACGATATCGACGTCGTCGTGCGTCAGCGACGCCCGGAGGAGACACCGTCCGACGCGTCCGAACCCGTTCAGACCGATTCGAAGCGTTTCGCTGGCCCCCGAACCGCCGCTGCTGGGATTCAATCTCATATCCGGAGATCCGCCACCGGCGCGTAAATTTGTTGCCCCAGAACGTCAATTATCCGGATATAAACGCCCTCTAACTGCTATTTCCCGAATAAGCCCCAACTGATACGAGCGTCGTCGTCGTCGTGACGAGTACCGACGATGCATCCGCCCTCGCTCCCGGACCGATCGATCGAGGCATACGCTACCGTGACGGGGACCGACCGCCTCGAGCGACTCCGCGAACTCGCCGAGATACTGTCGGACGTCCGGATTCTCCACGTCAACTCGACTGCGTCAGGAGGCGGCGTCGCGGAACTGCTCCGCTCGATCGTCCCGGTCTGTAACGACCTCGATGTCGACACCGACTGGCTCGTCATGGACGCCGACGACGACTTCTTCGAAGTCACGAAGGCAGTCCACAACGGGCTTCAGGGGGACAGCGAACCGCTGACCGACGAGATGAAAGCAACCTATCGCGAGGTGACTGTGGCCAACGCAACCGAGATAGACGGCGAGTACGACCTCGTGTTGGCTCACGATCCACAGCCGCTGGGCATGCTTGAGCGACTCGAGGAACGGCTGCCAGACGCACCGATCGTCTGGCGGTGTCACGTCGATCTCACCGACCCGGTCGCGGAGTATCTCGCGTTCGTCTCGGAGTACACCGATCCGATCGACCACGCGATCGTCAGCCGTTCCGCGTACGCGGCGATCGACGCCCCGGAGACGAGCATCGTCTATCCGTCGATCGATCCGGTGACGGCAAAGAACCGATCGCTCGATCGCACGGAGCTGGCGGCCGAACGCGACCACCTGGACCCGCTCTTGTTCGACGCGCCAGTGGTGTCGCAAGTGTCTCGTTTCGATCCGTGGAAAGACCAGTTCGGCACTCTCGAGGCGTACAGAGCGGCTAAATCAGCGGTTCCGGACCTCCAGCTAGCACTGGCGGGCGGGATGGCCGGCGACGACCCGGA contains:
- a CDS encoding MaoC family dehydratase — encoded protein: MTGLYYEEFEVGETIEHERSRTISESDNQRFCDMTMNQQPLHLDAEFAGQTQFNERLVNGLYTMSLAVGISIPETTDGTIVGNLAYDDVEHPKPVFHGDTIHVQSTVTDKRKTSDGERGIVTMHVEVFNQDDELVCEFDRTVLSLKREHAA
- a CDS encoding HalOD1 output domain-containing protein; the encoded protein is MTVEDVQTGSGQCPTETNRRSETAWSTEHVNTPVYAVVSTVADATESAPCDLPPLARVIDPDALNALFASGSTTGDTTVQFQYVGHTVVVTGEGDVDVSPTDE
- a CDS encoding DUF5658 family protein, producing MSFDDPAVRLGQAIDIDPVRLERLLWALVALSLLGDVVTTFVGLHLGLAESNPVARSAISGYGLAGMLGLKAFAVGLGLACRPLLPCTYRAVVPAGLALPWTLATCNNLVLISTVV
- a CDS encoding acyl-CoA carboxylase subunit beta, with product MKVRIAPGATDDEASAIAAAMAEHVGDTVAVYVGNDDEPKAVHELASAAGSGRGAPSPVAAADGAAHDGLGPTERERQLREEIADVLEGGPEKYREGLADKLFVRDRLELWFGGEGNDFLFEDGKFAGFDDWHESGVGEETDDRLPADGLITGAAEFEGRDVHFMANDYTVKRGSMAAKGVEKFLRMQQRALKTGRPVLYLMDSSGGRIDQQTGFFANREGIGKYYYNHSMLSGRVPQICVLYGPCIAGAAYTPVFADFTIMVEDVSAMAIASPRMVQMVTGEEIDLEALGGPAVHTRESGSADLVAEDEQHARELVAQLITYLPDNADETPPRVETRPPTSSPAGIDSVVPDHPNEGYDMTAVIDRVVDEGSFFELRPDYGKEIITAYARIGGRPIGIVANQPAHRAGAIFPDAAEKAAEFIWKSDAFNVPILYLCDTPGFMAGSQVEKEGILEQGKKFIYATSAATVPQQTVVVRKAYGAGIYAMGGPAYDPESVIGLPSGEVGIMGPEAAINAVYARKLAEIDDPEERERKEQQLREEYREDIDVHRMASEVVIDEIVPPSTLREELGARFRFYEDVEKSLPDKKHGTIL
- a CDS encoding sugar phosphate nucleotidyltransferase encodes the protein MTTTTTTAVVLAGGYATRLWPITRHRPKMFLPLGETTVVDRIYAELEALDRIDEVYVSTNERFAPDFETHLEEGPYEKPRLSVEETEREDEKLGVVGALAQLIGREGIDDDLLVIAGDNRFDFALEEFLEYFDRREGPAIAAYDVGSREQATSYGVVDLDGERVVDFEEKPTEPESSLVSVGCYAFPGETLSLFRPYLEEGNDPDEPGWFVQWLQDREPTYAYTFKGAWYDIGTRESYLDAVSWSLDGDSSVAESATIRESDIGDDVHVMADATIVDAAVERSVIFPDVELEATTVRDSIVDEKARISGFDLERALIGAYSRLPDER
- the gap gene encoding type I glyceraldehyde-3-phosphate dehydrogenase, whose translation is MRLNPSSGGSGASETLRIGLNGFGRVGRCLLRASLTHDDVDIVAINDVMDDDDMAYLLQYDSVHGRLDDISRRGDVLSVGDQEFQLLSERDPSELPWDDFDVDIAFEATGLFRTHDEAAKHLEAGAKKVVISAPPKGETAVPMFIYGVNHEEYDDSADVVSNASCTTNSVAPVLQVLDEEFDVISGLLTTIHAYTGSQALVDGPLDKRRRGRAAAENIVPTTTGAAGATSEVLPEFEGKLEGMAMRVPVPNGSITDITVNIEDDVEREEVIDAIRAAADDELAGVLGYTDDEIVSRDIVGLPFASYVDLESLMVAANDTVKVLAWYDNEYGFSNQMIELAKHVASESERIDAGRTVVH
- a CDS encoding glycosyltransferase, translated to MHPPSLPDRSIEAYATVTGTDRLERLRELAEILSDVRILHVNSTASGGGVAELLRSIVPVCNDLDVDTDWLVMDADDDFFEVTKAVHNGLQGDSEPLTDEMKATYREVTVANATEIDGEYDLVLAHDPQPLGMLERLEERLPDAPIVWRCHVDLTDPVAEYLAFVSEYTDPIDHAIVSRSAYAAIDAPETSIVYPSIDPVTAKNRSLDRTELAAERDHLDPLLFDAPVVSQVSRFDPWKDQFGTLEAYRAAKSAVPDLQLALAGGMAGDDPEGLELYEQVADEAVDDPNVHVLTDLPDMTINALQRLSDVVVQKSLREGFGLVVSEALWKRTPVVGSTVGGIPLQVEDGRNGYLVDPDDAVGAGDRIVDLLEDDERRRSFGDNAREHVREQFLLPRQLVDLLEIFVDALELDT